DNA from Thermococcus argininiproducens:
AAAGTTCACTCAAATGAATACGTTAAAAAGATACAGGGCCTTTCTGAGAGGGGATTCTCTTTTGTAGACCCGGATACATACGTTTCTCCGCACACATGGGAAGCAGCCCTCACAGCTTTTGGAGCATCTATGGAAGTGGCAAAGCTCGCACTCAAAAAGAAGGACGTCTATTTGGCTTTGGTTAGGCCTCCAGGACATCATGCAGGGAAAAAGGGAAGAGCCCTTGGTGCACCTACCCTTGGTTTTTGCATATTTAATAATGCTGCAGGAGCGGCATTAACGCTAAAAGAAAAAGTTGGGAAGGTTGTTATAATTGATTTTGACGTTCATCACGGCAATGGTACTCAGGATATATTCTGGGACGATGGAGATATTATTCATATAGATCTTCATGAAGGGGGAATCTATCCAGGGAGTGGCAATATATATGAAATTGGTGGAAAGGGTGCAGAAGGAACTGACCTCCTCCCCGCCCTGAAGGGTGAGGATTAACCCCTCGCCATGAGCGGTTCGGTTTGCGGGCCCATCACTTACTCGGGTTGCCCCTTTCAGTTCAGCCCGCGGGCCGGGTCTTCGGCCCGTTACCCCTACCGCAAAGCGGCTCGGGGTTATC
Protein-coding regions in this window:
- a CDS encoding histone deacetylase family protein, which produces MRIFYSEVFKDHKPEGYHPENPKRLELVIEGLKEHALWINVEQPPMAGMNDILKVHSNEYVKKIQGLSERGFSFVDPDTYVSPHTWEAALTAFGASMEVAKLALKKKDVYLALVRPPGHHAGKKGRALGAPTLGFCIFNNAAGAALTLKEKVGKVVIIDFDVHHGNGTQDIFWDDGDIIHIDLHEGGIYPGSGNIYEIGGKGAEGTDLLPALKGED